A window of Apium graveolens cultivar Ventura chromosome 8, ASM990537v1, whole genome shotgun sequence contains these coding sequences:
- the LOC141677317 gene encoding protein NRT1/ PTR FAMILY 5.6-like — protein MKQIQKKEAFNIDEDVYVHDSSVDHKGRLPLRASTGAWKASFFIISIEFSERLSYFGLATSLIIYLTKVLHQDLKTAAKNVNYWSGVTTIMPLLGGFVADGYLGRFPAVLVSSVIYFLGLLLLTMSRIIPSWRPCGSGICHKPRKVHVVVFFLAIYLISVGTGGHKPSLESFGADQFDDDHPEERRKKLSFFNWWNIGLCSGLFVAVTLIVYIQDNVSWGVADVILTCVMASTIIIFCAGRPFYRFRLPSGSPLTPMLRVLVAAFAKRKLPRASSPAELYELPNSTKSRGRLLFHTENFKFLDKAAIVEGNESSVGSQINAWKLATVTEVEEMKLILKLIPIWLTSLPFGICVAQTSTFFVKQSATMDRSITQNFIIPPASVFGLSAIGMIISVALYDKLLVPLLRRATGNERGINILQRIGIGMFITFTTMVLAGIVERKRLNLVHSDPIKGSLSMSVFWLAPQYIIIGMGDGFSLVGLQEYFYDQVPDSMRSLGIGLYLSVLGASSFLSSFLITIVDKITEKTGKSWFGKDLNSSRLDYFYWLLAAIVAVNIVPYVVVARKYSYKNVQQRADVAAVADSYKGDGLEAIA, from the exons ATGAAGCAGATACAGAAGAAAGAGGCTTTTAATATCGATGAAGATGTATATGTCCATGATTCTTCTGTTGATCATAAAGGAAGGCTTCCTCTTCGAGCTTCTACTGGTGCATGGAAGGCGTCGTTCTTCATTATAT CAATCGAGTTCAGTGAAAGGTTGAGTTACTTTGGTTTAGCAACAAGTTTAATAATATACCTTACCAAGGTGCTTCACCAAGACCTCAAAACAGCTGCAAAGAATGTCAACTATTGGTCTGGTGTGACTACTATAATGCCACTGCTTGGAGGATTCGTAGCCGATGGTTATCTGGGTCGATTTCCTGCAGTTCTAGTTTCATCTGTTATTTACTTCTTG GGTTTGCTGTTGTTGACTATGTCAAGAATAATCCCAAGCTGGAGACCTTGTGGCTCTGGCATTTGCCACAAACCGAGAAAGGTCCATGTAGTGGTCTTCTTTCTTGCAATCTACCTGATCTCTGTAGGAACTGGAGGGCACAAACCCTCTCTCGAAAGCTTTGGAGCAGACCAATTTGATGATGATCATCCTGAAGAGAGAAGAAAAAAACTGTCTTTCTTTAACTGGTGGAACATTGGCCTTTGCTCTGGACTGTTCGTCGCTGTAACTTTAATCGTTTACATTCAAGACAATGTGAGCTGGGGTGTTGCAGATGttatcctcacttgtgtaatgGCTTCTACTATAATAATCTTTTGTGCTGGAAGACCATTTTATCGCTTCAGGTTACCGTCAGGGAGCCCCTTGACACCAATGCTACGAGTCCTTGTAGCAGCATTCGCTAAAAGAAAGCTTCCTCGTGCTTCTAGCCCTGCTGAACTCTATGAACTTCCCAATTCAACAAAAAGTAGAGGCAGGCTTCTGTTCCACACCGAGAACTTCAA GTTCCTTGACAAGGCTGCAATCGTCGAGGGCAATGAAAGTTCAGTTGGAAGTCAAATAAATGCGTGGAAACTTGCTACTGTAACTGAAGTTGAGGAAATGAAGCTCATTCTTAAACTGATCCCCATTTGGCTAACTTCTTTACCATTTGGTATCTGTGTAGCACAAACATCAACATTCTTTGTTAAACAATCCGCAACAATGGACCGCAGTATTACACAAAACTTTATCATCCCACCAGCCTCAGTTTTCGGCCTTTCTGCCATTGGCATGATCATATCAGTTGCCCTTTATGATAAATTGCTCGTACCCTTGCTAAGACGAGCAACTGGGAACGAGAGAGGAATCAATATTCTACAAAGAATCGGCATTGGAATGTTCATCACATTCACAACAATGGTCTTAGCAGGTATAGTCGAAAGAAAAAGACTAAATCTTGTGCACAGTGATCCTATAAAAGGCTCATTATCAATGAGTGTTTTTTGGTTAGCTCCACAATATATCATCATTGGAATGGGAGATGGATTCAGTTTAGTAGGGTTGCAAGAATATTTCTACGACCAAGTTCCTGATTCAATGCGAAGCTTAGGCATTGGATTGTACTTAAGCGTCCTTGGAGCGTCAAGCTTTCTTAGTAGTTTCTTGATCACAATTGTGGACAAAATAACAGAAAAGACAGGAAAAAGCTGGTTTGGCAAGGACTTGAACAGCAGCCGTTTGGATTATTTTTACTGGTTGTTAGCAGCTATCGTCGCAGTGAATATCGTGCCTTATGTGGTTGTTGCAAGGAAATATTCTTACAAGAATGTGCAGCAAAGGGCTGATGTTGCAGCTGTGGCTGATAGTTATAAAGGTGATGGTTTGGAGGCAATAGCTTAG